TTCCTCCTGACCACCCCCCGGCCAGGGGGTTGAGCGCCGCAAGCGTCGCGCCGCACACCGCCACACCACCTCCCGCCGACCCGGCGCCCGCGGCGGTCACGTGGGGGCAGTGGTGGCGGTCCTGCGCACGTGGGGTCACTGGGACGAGCGTTCCTCGGCCAGGTGGAGGCCCGCTTCGATGACGGCGTTCATGATGGGCGCGAGCCGCTCCTCCCCCAGCGACGGCGCGCGCAGCGCCATCCGGGCCACGAGCGCGCGCTCCCGCGCGAGGTCGCGCCCTTCGAACCCGCCCACCGGCTTGATCCGCTGCACGATGCCCGCCAGCGCCGCCCGCCGCTCGAGCAGCGTGGCCAGGGCGGCGTCCACCCGGTCGATCGCCTGCCGGCACTCCGGCAGCGTGGTGGGCGACTCCGGCCGCACCAGGGCCCCGACGACCGTCACAGCCTCCTCGGCCACCTTGGGCGCCGGCGACCCGGCTGCCGGCGCGTCGAGAACGAGGCCGTCGGCGCCCGCCGCCACCGCCGCGGCCGACAGCTCCACGTCACGGGAGACGTCGGCGAGCACGGGACGCCCCGAGGCGGCGCGGGCGGCGCGCATCAGCCCCAGGTCCAGCCGGCCGGCCTCGCACAGGAGCACCCGCCCGTCCCCCGCCTGCGCGCAGTAGTCGGCCAGCTCCAGCCACTCCGCCATGGAGGCGGACGCCCGCCGCTCCACCACCACCGGCAGCCCCAGCCCGGCAGCCGCGCGTACCAGTGGGATGTCGCGCGTCCACGACGAGCCCACCACCACCGCGTCCGCCTTGGAGGCGATCGCCGGCAGGTCGGCGGCCGAGTACGGCTCAACGAGCGTGGCGCGCTCTCCCAGCACCTCGTACGCGTCCACCTGCCCGTGGTGCGCCCGCAGGTTGACCCGGCCGCCGATCACCACGGCGGGTCCCTCGCCCACGAGCAGGTCGCCCACCGCCACAGAGTGCCGTTCCAAGGTCGATGACATCCTCGACTCCCCAAACTCGGGCCGGCCCCCAGCAGCCGGCGAGAAAACCAAAAAGGCAGAGACGGGCGTCTCTGCCTCGTGCCGGCTCCAGGTGGTCGCTAGCTGACGACCGGCTCTCCCAGAGCCGGCTCGGTAAACGCGTAGCGACAAGTCATGTCTGAAACACTACACCCATGTCTCCACCAGCTGTGTGGCACCAGTCACATAACGGAGTGACCTTCAGGCGAGTCGCCGTTGATCCGTCGCTATGGGAGTATTTCTTGGCCTAGAGGAGGGTACGAGGCCGTTGATGTCGGATCGCAAGCAGGACGGACGCCGCATCGCCGGCCGCTACCAGCTGCAGGAACCCATCGGCAGGGGCGGAATGGGCATCGTCTGGCGAGCCTACGACGAGCTCCTCGACCGCACCGTCGCGGTCAAGGAGGTCAGGTACGCCGCCGCCCTGGGCGAGGAGGTGCAGCTGCTGAACCGGCGCACAATGCGCGAGGCGAGGGCGGCGGCGAGGTTCGAGCATCCCAACGTGATCGTCGTGCACGACGTGATCGAGGAGGACGATCGGCCCTGGATCGTCATGCAGCTCGTCCAGTCGCGCTCACTGGGCGCCGTAATCAAGCAGGACGGGCCGCTGGAGCCGAAACGGGTGGCCGAGATCGGCCTGGCCGTGCTGGACGCGCTGCACCGCGCCCACGAGGCGGGCGTCATGCACCGCGACGTCAAACCCGAGAACGTGCTGCTGGCCGACGACGGCCGCGTCGTGCTCACCGACTTCGGCATCGCCACCCTGGAGACCGAGACACAGCTCACCGTGACGGGCCTGGCCGGCACGCCGGCGTTCATCGCGCCCGAGCGGCTCAAAGGGCTGCCCGCCCGGCGCGAGTCGGACCTGTGGTCGTTAGGAGCCACGCTGTACACGGCGGTGGAGGGCCGCTCCCCCCACGAGCGGGGGATGGCCCTGGCGACCATGCACGCCGTGCTGACCGACGAGCCCGACCCCATGCCGCACGCGGGCCCGCTCACCGACGTGATCAGCGGGCTGCTGCGCAAGGAGCCGGTGCAGCGGCTCACCTATGAGGAGGCGCAGCGGATGCTGCGTCAGGTCATCGCGCAGGCGAGCCCGCCGCCGACCATGCAGTTCCCGGCTGCCAACCAGACGGTGCGCGTGCCCACCCCGTTCCGCACGCCGGCCGCACCGTCGGCGCCGGCCACACCCCCGCCATCGTCGTCACCGCCGTCGCCATCGCCGTCGCAACCGTCACCGTCGCCGTCGCCGTCGCCGAGCAAGGAGTCCTCCCCCGACAGGGGACGCCCGTACGGCAAGCCGCGCACCTACGGCAGGCCGCGGACGTACGGCAAGCCGCGCCCGGTGCCCGTCGAGGACGACACCCCGACCGACCCGCACGCGAAGCCGTCGCCGCCCCTGTCGCCGGCCGTGCCCGAGACCGGCGCGCGGATCACCGCCGCGCCCACCGAGGACCCGGCGCCCGTCGCCGAGTCCACGATGAACGCGGCGAAGCCGGACGGGTTGCGGGCCGGGCCGGTCGTCACGGCGGGCCTGGCGGTCCTGCTGGTCGCCGGGATCGGCGGCTACCTCGGCCTGCGCTCGGCCCCGGAGGACCGTACGGCGGGGAAGGACAAGTCCCAGGCCACGCTCGCCACGGCGACTCCTTCCGCGGCCACGCCCAGCGCGTCCCAGCCGAGCGCCTCCCAGCCGCCGTCGCCCTCGGCCACGCCTACGGTCTCCCCCACCCAGAGCCCGACTGCCGAGAAGAAGCCGGAGGACGCACTGCCCAAGGGCTGGAAGATGTACACGGACGACAAGCTCGGCTTCTCGGTCGGCCTGCCCAAGGGCTGGGACGTGCTGACCCGCGGCGGCAAGCAGGTCAGGTTCAGGGGCCCGGGCGCGGCCTCCAACGCGTACCTCCTGATCGAGGACGGGGGCAAGTCCGACAAGGACCCGTACAAGGACTGGAAGAAGCAGGAGCCGTCGCTCAAGTACAACTTCGGCGGCTACAAGAAGCTCGGCATCCACAAGGTCGACTACCAGAAGGCCGCCGCCGACTGGGACTTCACCTGGAAGACCAACACGGGCCTGACCCGGGTGCGCAACCGGGGCTTCATCACCGACAACGGAAGGGCGTACGCGATCTACTGGCACACGCTGAAGAGCCACTGGAAGAAGGACTACGACTTCTTCGAGGGCTTCTGCGCCACCTTCAAACCGGCGAAGTAGGCTGCACTGCGTGGAACGGCAGGTCGGCAACCGCTATCGCCTCATCGAACCGCTCGGCGAGGGCGGGATGGGCGTGGTCTGGCGTGCCTATGACGAGCTGCTCGACCGCACGGTGGCGGTCAAGGAGGTCCGCTACACGGGCGTCGGCGACGCCAAGCGGGCCGAGCTCAACCAGAGGACCATCAGGGAGGCCAGGGCCGCGGGCCGGCTCGACCACCCGTCGGTGATCGTCATCCACGACGTCGTCGAGGAGGACGGCCGCCCGTGGATCGTGATGCAGCTCGTGCGCTCGCGCTCGCTGGCCGAGGTGCTGCGCGAGCAGGGACCGCTCACGGTGGGGCAGGCCGCGGTGATCGGCGGGCGGGTGCTGGACGCCCTGCGGGCCGCGCACGCCACCGGCGTGCTGCACCGCGACGTGAAGCCGGAGAACGTGCTGCTGGCCGACGACGGCCGGGTGGTCCTGACCGATTTCGGCATCGCCTCGCTGGAGGCCGAGGCAGGGCTGACGGCGACCGGCGGGCTGGTGGGCACGCCCGCGTACATGCCTCCCGAGCGGCTGAACGGCGAGCCCGCCCGGCCGGAGTCGGACCTGTGGTCGCTGGGCGCGACGCTGTACGCGGCCGTCGAGGGCGAGCCGCCGTTCAAGCGCGACTCGTGGGCCGCGACGGTGGCGGCGGTGCTGCGCGACGAGCCCAGGCCGCCGGCGCGGGCGGGCGCGCTGGAGCCGGTCATCATGGGGTTGCTGCACAGGAGCCCGGCCGGGCGGATGTCCGCCGACGAGGCCGCGAGGCTGCTGTACGAGGCCGCTGCCGCCCGTCCCGTGCCCGGCGGTCCCCAAGCCCGCAGCCACGCGGGCGGCGGTGGCACGCCCGCCTGGCAGACGACGGCCGACAGCGCGCCGCACCCCACGCTCTCCGCACGCGCCAGGCGTGGCAAGGCGCTGTGGATCGGCGTGCCCGCCGCCGTGGCCGCCGTGGCGGTGCTGGGGACGGGCGGCGTGCTGCTCTCCGACCACTGGAGGGGCGGCGCCCCTGCGACGACCAGCCCGGCGCCCACCGCGAAACCCACTGAGCGTCCTACCGTCACACCCCCGGTGAAGACCGCTGACCCGACGCCCACGGTGGGAGCGGTGCCCGCGGGCTGGCAGGCCTACACCAGCGCGGCGGGCCACTTCTCGATCGCCATGCCCGAGCAGTGGCGGGCGACGAAGCACCCCACGCGGGACAGCATCAGTTTCAAAGGCCCCGGCACCTCCGGGGCGCTGATCGTCGAGTGGACGGTTCCCGAGTTCGCCTGGAAAGATCCGGCGCGGCAGTGGATGGCGCTGGAGAAGGAGATCCGGGCCAGGGGCGAGTTCGCGGGGTACAGCCGCATCGGCATCGTCCGCACCAGATATCTCGGCCTGCAGGCCGCCGACTGGGAGTTCACCCGGGTACGCGACGGCGTGCTGATCCACGTGATCAACCGCGGCTTCCGCACCGCCGACGGCCGCCCGTACGCCCTCTACTGGGAGGCTCCCGCCTCCCGCTGGGCCACCGACAGGCGCTACTTCGATACGTTCGCGAAGACGTTCAGGCCCGAATGAAAGAGCCGCAGTGAAGGAGCCGCGGTGAAGGAGCAGGCGCACTTCTGGCGGCATCCGGCGGTGCCGGGCACCGACCTGCTCAAGGCCAGCTACGTCACCCACCGCTTCACCCGGCACGTCCACGACGGGTACGCCATCGGCGTGATCGTCAGGGGCGTCGAGGAGTTCGACTACCGCGGCACCCTGCTGCGTGCGGGGGCGGGCGAGGTGGTGCTGGTCAACCCCGACTCCTCGCACACCGGCCAGGCGGGCACGCCGGACGGCTGGTCGTACCGCATGCTCTACCCGTCGATCGACACGCTGGCGGGGATCGCCGCCGAGCTGGGCGCGGCGTACGCGACGCCGCACTTCCCCGAGCAGGTGGTCCGCGACGACGAGGTGGCGGCGCTGCTGGCCCGGGCCCACCGGGCGGCCGAGCGCGGCGACGCGCTGGCCACCTCGACGCTGAGCCGCACGCTGTTCGCCCGGCTGGTCACCCGCCACGCGACTCCCCGCCCTGCCGCGGTCCTGCCCGCCGCGGGCGCGCGGGCCGTGCGTGAGGCGCTCGACCTGCTGCACGAGAGCCTCGTCGACCCGCCGACGCTGGACGACCTGGCCGGCGCGGTGGGCGCGCGGCCGTTCGCGCTGCTGCGGGCGTTCAAGGCCGTGACGGGCCTGCCGCCGCACGCCTACCTCACCTCGCTCCGGGTACGCCAGGCCCGCCGCCTCCTGCAGTCCGGGGTGCGTCCCGCGCAGGTGGCCGCCGAAGTGGGCTTCACCGATCAGGCCCACCTCAACCGGCATTTCAAGCGCATCGTGGGCGTGCCGCCCGCCGCGTATCAGCGTGCCGCCGCAGGAACGTACAAGACCGGAGATCTGTCCGCCTCCTAGCCTTTTCGGATGGAACAGACAACACACCGTTCCGGCGCCGTGCGGGACGGTCTCGGCGTCGGCGTGGCCGTGGGGCTGTCGGGTGTCGCCTTCGGCGCCGCGGCGATCACCGCGGGCCTCAGCGTGCCGCAGGCATGCGTGCTGAGCCTGCTGACGTTCACCGGCGCGTCCCAGTTCGCGCTCACCGGAGCGGTGGGCGCCGGCGGCGACCTGGTGGCCGCCACCCTCGGCGCCCTGCTGCTGGGCGGCCGCAACACGCTCTACGGCCTGCGCCTGGCCGACCTGCTGCGGGTACGCGGGCCACGCCGGCTGCTGGCCGCGCACGGGGTGATCGACGAGACGACGGCCGTCACGCTGGCCCAGCCGACCGAGGAGGCGGCGCGCACCGGTTTCACGACCACGTTCGCCAGCCTCTACGTCACCTGGAACCTGACCACGCTGGCGGGCGCGTACGGCGCCTCGTCCCTGGGCGACCCCGGCACGCTGGGGCTGGACGTGGTGGGCCCGGCCGCGTTCCTGGCCATCCTCTGGCCCCGCCTGGCCTCCAGCGCGCAACTGCGCTGGCTGGCCGCGGCCGGGGCGGCGATCGCGCTGTGCGCCACCCCGTTCCTGCCGCCGGGCCTGCCTGTGCTGCTCTCCGCCCTGCCGGTGGTCGCCGCGGTCCTGGTGGTGATGGCGCGATGACGCTGTGGTGGGCCATCGCCGCGCTCTGCGCGGGCTGCTACGCGCTCAAGCTGGCCGGGCTGGCGGCGCCGCGCCGGATGCTGGAGCATCCCGCGGTGCGCAGGTTCGCGGAACTGGTTCCGGTGGCGCTGCTGGCGGCGCTGATCGCGGTGCAGATGTTCACGGAGGAGGGCGGCCTGCGCTTCGACCCGGCACGCACCGCGGGACTGGGCGCCGCGGTCGTCGCACTGGTGCTGCGGGCGCCGTTCCTGGTCATCCTGGCCGCGGCGGCCGTCGTCACCGCGCTTGTCCGGCTCTTTTAGGGGTAGGCGCCGTGCATGTCCGATTCAGCGGTGATGGTCGGCGGGCGCTATCGGTTGCTCAGAACGATCGGCAGAGGCGGCATGGGCAAGGTGTGGCATGCCCACGACGAGGTGCTGGGCAGGGACGTGGCCGTCAAGGAGGTCCTGCCGCCCCCCGACCTGACGGGTCCCGAGCGCGAGGTGTTCGCCGTACGGACGTTCAGGGAGGCCAGGGCGGCGGGCCGGGTGGCGCACCCGGGCGTGGCCGCCGTGTACGACGTCCTTGAGGAAGGCGGCCACCCCTGGATCGTCATGCAGCTCGTGGACTCCCGCACTTTAGGAGATCTGGTCCGCGAGGAAGGCCCGATGTCCCCACTCGAGACCGCGAACATCGGGCTTCAGCTCCTGGAGGCGCTGCGCGCGGCCCACGCGGCGGGCGTGCTGCACCGTGACGTGAAGCCGGACAACGTGCTGCTCACCGAGGACGGCAGGGCGGTGCTCACCGACTTCGGCATCGCCACCACGGAGGACGAGGCCCCCGTGACCCGTACGGGCATCCTGATCGGCACCCCCGCCTTCATGGCGCCGGAACGCGCGGCCGGCGGGCAGGCGAGCCCCGCCTCGGACCTGTGGTCGCTGGGCATCACGCTCTACATGGCCGTCGAGGGCCACTCCCCCTTTCAGCGGGACAACGCCCTGGCCACGCTCAGCGCGGTCATGCACGCCGAATCGGCGCCGCTGGCCCGCGCGGGCGTGCTCGCCCCCGTGCTGCTCGGCCTGCTGCGCAAGAACCCGGCGGAGCGTATGTCGCTGGTGGAGGCCGAGCGGCGGCTGGCCGTGATCATCGCGGGCGGCACGACCGAGCAGACGGGTCCCGTCCCCATACCCGTGGCGGAGCCGCGATCGCGGCGGCGCGGGCTGCGAGTGGCCGCGATCGCCGGGAGCGCGCTGATCGTCGCCGTCGTCGCGGGCGGTGCGGCCTGGTGGTCGAACCGCGCGCAGGAACCGCCCCTGGACCAGAGCCCCGCTCCGGCCGTGGTGACCGCCGGCCCGTCCAGCTCCGGTCCCGAGCCGACCCGGGACCATGAGTCCACCCGTCCGACCCCCGCTGAGACCTCCTCCGCGTCGGCCCCTGAGAGGTCCCCTGGAACGGCTTCTGAGCCGGCCAACGGGCCTTCCGCTCCGCAGAGCTCCTCGCCGCCCACCAAGGAGCCGCGCAAGACGCCGACCGGCGATCGCAAGAGCCCCACCCACGAGCCGACGCCCACCGCGTCCAAGACCAAGGACGAGACCAAGAACGAGAAGAAGACCGAGAAGCCGAAGGAGAACAAGCAGACCCCGGCCCAGGCGCCGGGCGCGGTCGAGCCGTCGGACCAGGGCCGCAAGAAGGTCAAGAAGCGCCGCTGACGCGGGGCCGGTCAGGACTCGGCGCGGACGATGTCCAGCGCCTTCTGCAGGTCCTGCGGATAGTCCGTGCTGAACGACATCCACTCCCCCGTGGTCGGATGCTCGAACCCGAGCGCCACGGCGTGCAGCCACTGCCGCGTGATCCCCAGGCGGGCCGCCAGCGTCGGGTCGGCGCCGTACAGCAGGTCGCCGACGCAGGGGTGCCGCAGCGCCGCCATGTGCACCCGGATCTGGTGGGTACGCCCGGTCTCCAGCTTGATGTCCAGCAGCGAGGCCGCCCGGAACGCCTCGACGGTGTCGTAGTGGGTGACCGACGGCTTTCCGCCCGCCACCACCGCGAACCGCCCGTCCCCGGCGGGGTGGCGGTCGATGGGCGCGTCCACCGTGCCCCTGAACGGGTCGGGATGCCCCTGCACCAGCGCGTGGTAGCGCTTGTCGACCGTGCGTTCCTTGAAGGCCCGCTTGAGCCGGGAGTACGCCACCTCGCTCTTGGCCACCACCATCGCCCCCGTGGTGTTGGCGTCGAGCCGGTGCACGATGCCCTGCCGCTCGGCCGCCCCGCTGGTCGCGATGGTGTGACCGGCCCCGAGGAGCCCGCCGATCACGGTCGGCCCGGTCCAGCCGACGGTCGGGTGGGCGGCCACCCCGATCGGCTTGTTGACCACGACGATGTCGTCGTCCTCGTACACGACGGCCATGCCCGGCACCGGCTCGGCGACCGGCATCGGCGTGGTGACCGGCGGCGGCATCGTCACATCGAGCCACGCGCCCGCGTGCACCCGGTCCGACTTGGCCGGCTGCTGCCCGTCGACCAGCACCTCGCCCGCGACGATCAGCTCGGCCGCGCGCGTGCGGGAGAAGCCGAACAGGCGGGAGAGCGCCGCGTCGAGCCGCTCGCCCTCCAGGCCGTCGGGGACGGGAAGGCTGCGCTGCTCACTCATCCTTCGCCACCGTCCTTCGCCACTGCCTTGGACCCGTCGATCTGCACGTTGCGCCAGGCGAGGAGGACGGCCAGGATGCCGCCGCAGACGATGGCCGAGTCGGCGATGTTGAAGACGGGGAAGTAGTCGATGACGGGGAAATGCCCGGGGAGCACCTCGATGAAGTCGACGACGTGCCCCTGGAGCTGCGTGGAGCGCCCGAAGCCCGAGGGGTAGCGCAGCAGCCGGTCGGTGAGGTTGCCGACCGCCCCGCCGAGCAGCAGGCCGAGCGTGAGAGCCCAGGCCCGGCTGCCCAGCTTGCGGGCGGTGCGCACGATGGCCACGACCACACCCGCGGCGATGAAGGTGAAGACGAGGGTCATTCCGGTGCCCATGCTGAACGCGGCACCGGAATTGAAGATCACCCGGAACTGCAGCACGTCCGGGATGACGATGAGCGGCGCCCGGCCCTCGAGCGTGCGCAGCACCACCGTCTTGGTGATGACGTCGGCCGCGTAGATCACGGCCGCCAGCACGACGAGGACCGCGAAGAGGCGCCCGCGGGGGGTGCCCTCAGGCGCTGCTACCGGCGCTCCTCCTTCTGCTTGCAGGCCACGCACAGCGTCGCCCTCGGGAACGCCTGAAGGCGTTCCTTGCCGATCGGCTTGTGGCACGATTCGCACACTCCATAGGTCCCTGCGTCGATCCTGGCGATCGCACGTTCGTTCTGCGCGACCAGATCGCGCGCATTCAGGGTAAGGGCGATCTCGCGTTCGCGCTCGTACGTCTTGGCGCCGGCGTCCGCCTGGTCGTCGCCGGCTCCCTGGGTGACGTCTCCAGAGGCTATCTCCGTCTCGTGGCGGTGGATGTCCGCGTTGAGCTCGTCGATCTCGCTCTGGAGCATGCCGCGTACCTCGGCCAGCTCCTCTTCCGACCACATCGACGGTGTAGCGGTGGTCTGCGTGACTGCCGCCATGGCTGCCTCCATTGCTGATCAAGGCCGTAAATGGTGCGGGCAGCTTAGGATCCTCATAACGGAACGGCAAACGACCCGCCGGACGGTTTACCTCCCCCGTACTATCCCGCCTCGCGCATTCAACTCCTCCACAGGGGCGTCCATTCCCACATCTTTGTCGGTTGCGTACCGAGCGTGGCCGTTGGAGGGCCTCCGGACGGTGCGCCCCTGGAAACCAGGAAGCCTTCGCCTCCACTCTGCGTTATGGTTTGAGACTGCAAGGCGTTGATGGGGCCCGACTGTGAGGGATATCACCCCGGAGCCGCCGGAAGAACGGCTCGTGCGAGCTCATTAGACCCGGCAGCAGACCAAACGAAGAGGGCCTTTCCGCTGGAGAGGTCAAGAAGGGTGGTACCGCGGAGCCGCGTGGCTTCGTCCCTTCACGCTCAGCCCTGACGGCCGACGAAGCGTGGAGGTCACGCCCGAGATGTCTTCCCCAACGTTCCGCTCTCTTCCCGCGCAGGTCGACCTGCCCGCGCTCGAGCGCGAGGTCCTGGACCGCTGGCGGGACGGGAAGATCTTCGAGCGGTCCATCGAGCAGAACGCCGGCAACCCGTCCTGGGTCTTCTACGAGGGTCCGCCCACCGCGAACGGCCTGCCCGGCGTGCACCACGTCGAGGCGCGGGTGTTCAAGGACCTCTTCCCGCGCTACAAGTCCATGCGCGGATTCAGCGTTCCGCGTAAGGCCGGATGGGACTGCCACGGCCTCCCGGTCGAGGTCGGCGTCGAGCGCGAGCTGGGCCTGACCGGCAAGAAGGACATCGAGGAATATGGCATCGCCGAGTTCAACGCCAAGTGCCGCGAGTCGGTGCTGCGGCACGTGGACGCGTTCGAGCAGATGACCGAGCGCATGGGCTACTGGATCGACCTGTCCCAGGCGTACCGGACGATGGACCCGTCCTACATCGAGTCGGTGTGGTGGTCGCTGAAGGTCGTGTGGGACAAGGGGCTGCTGTTCCGCGACTTCCGCATCACGCCGTACTGCCCGCGCTGCGGCACGGGGCTGTCCGACCACGAGCTGGGCCAGCCCGGCGGCTACGAGAACGTCTCCAGCCCGTCGGTCTACGTCCGCATGCCGGTGACCTCCGGGCCGCTGGCCGAGCTGGGCGCCGCCCTGCTGGTGTGGACGACGACGCCGTGGACCCTCGTGTCCAACACGGCGGTCGCCGTGCACCCCGACGTGACCTACGTCGCGGCCCGCACGGCGGACGGCGAGGTCCTGGTGGTCGCCGAGCCGCTGCTGTCGGTCCTGGGCGAGGGCGCGACCGAGGTCGCCCGCTGCACGGGGCGTGAGCTGGAGCACACCACCTACTCCCGCCCGTTCGACCTGGTCGACATCCCCGGCGCCCACTACGTCGTGCTCGGCGACTACGTCACGGTCGAGGACGGCACCGGCCTGGTCCACCAGGCCCCGGCGTTCGGCGCCGACGACCTGGCCGTGATCAAGCGGTACGACATGCCCGTCGTCAACCCGATCGGCCCCGACGGCCGCTTCCTCGACGACGTGCCCATGGTCGGCGGCCGGTTCTTCAAGGACGCCGACGAGGAGCTGACCGAGGACCTGCGCGCCCGCGGGCTGCTCTACCGCGGCGGCCACTTCGAGCACGCCTACCCCCACTGCTGGCGCTGCCACACCGCGCTGCTCTACTACGCCCTCCCGTCCTGGTACATCCGCACCACGTCGGTCAAGGACAAGATGCTGGCGGAGAACGCCGACACCAGCTGGTACCCCGAGACGATCAAGTGGGGCCGGTTCGGCGAGTGGCTGCGCAACAACGTCGACTGGTCGCTGTCGCGCTCGCGCTACTGGGGCACGCCGCTGCCGCTGTGGGTGTGCTCCGAGGACGAGTCCCACGTGACGTGCGTCGGCTCGCTGGAGGAGCTGGGCACCCTGGCAGGGCAGGACATCTCGGCGCTCGACCCGCACCGCCCGTACGTCGACGACGTGACCTTCGACTGCCCCTCGTGCGGCGCCCTGGCCCGCCGCGTGCCCGACGTCATCGACGCCTGGTACGACTCCGGCTCCATGCCGTTCGCCCAGTGGGGCGAGCGCGGCAAGCCCGAGGGCCTCTACCCGGCGCAGTTCATCTGCGAGGCCACCGACCAGACGCGCGGCTGGTTCTACTCGCTGATGGCCGTCGGCACGCTCGTCTTCGGCAAGTCCTCGTACGAGAACGTGCTCTGCCTGGGCCTGATCCTGGCCGAGGACGGCCGCAAGATGAGCAAGCACCTGGGCAACATCCTCGAGCCGATCCCGCTGATGGACCAGCACGGGGCCGACGCGCTGCGCTGGTTCATGGCCTGCTCGGGCTCGCCCTGGGCGGCTCGCCGGGTGGGGCACAACGCGCTGGAGGAGATCGTCCGCAAGGTCCTGCTGACGCTCTGGAACACCTCGTCGTTCTTCACCCTCTACGCCAACGCCGAGTCCTGGTCGCCGTCCATGCTCGCGGAGGCCACGCCGGCCGCCGAGCGCCCGCTGCTCGACCGCTGGGTGCTGGCCGAGCTGCACAGGACGGTGGCCGAGGTCACGGCGTCCTTGGACGAGTACGACACCCAGCGCGCCGGCCGCCGCCTGGCCGACTTCCTCGACGACCTGTCCAACTGGTACGTGCGCCGCTCGCGCCGCCGGTTCTGGCAGGGGTCGCGAGAGGCGTTCGCGACGCTGTACGAGTGCCTGGAGACGGTGACGCGGCTGATGGCGCCCATCGCGCCGTTCATCACCGACTACCTCTGGGACGTGCTGCGCTCCCCCGAGGCGCCCTCCTCGGTGCACCTGGCCTCCTGGCCCACGGTCCGCGAGGACCTGCTCGACCCGGTGCTGTCCGACCGGATGGCCCTGGTACGGCGCCTGGTCGAGCTGGGCCGCTCGGCCCGCGCCTCGTCGGGCGTCAAGACCCGCCAGCCGCTCCGCAGGGCCCTGGTGGGGGCGCACGGCTGGCCGTCGCTGCCCGGCGAGCTCCGGGGCCTGGTGGCGGACGAGCTGAACGTCCACGCGCTCGAGGACATGTCCGGGTTCAGCGCCGATCTCGTGTCCTACTCCGTCAAGCCCAATTTCCGGGCCCTGGGCAAGCGCTTCGGCTCCCAGACCAAGCTGGTGGCCGCCGCGGTCTCGGCCGCCGACCCCGCCCGCGTGGCCCGGGCTCTCCGCTCGGGCTCCACGGTCATGGTGGAGGCCGACGAGCTCGGCGAGATCATGCTCGGCCCCGACGACGTGATCGTCAACGAGCAGCCCCGTGCGGGCTGGGCGGTGGAGACGGGCGCGATCGGCACCGGCACGGGCGAGACGGTGGCCCTGGACCTGGAGCTCACCGACGACCTGCGCCGCGCCGGCCTCCTGCGCGAGGTCATCCGCCTGGTCCAGGACGCCCGCAAGTCGACCGGTCTGTCGATCACCGACCGCATCGACCTGTGGTGGACCACGTCCTCCCCTGACCTCGCCGCCGCCCTGCGTACCGAGGGGCACGTGGTGGCGGAGGAGGTCCTGGCGACCACGGTCACGGAGGGCACGGCCCCGGACCTGCCGTCCCACACGGACGAGGACCTGTCGCTGACCTTCCAGCTCCGCCGCGCCTGAAACGGCGCGGCGGGGCTCGGCGGTTCGGCTGTGCGGCCGGCGCCAGGACACATCACCGGGGGATGAACACATTGTCAAGGAAATCGCTCACCATGCTGCGCGGCGCGGTAGAGCGCGCTGTCGCCGACCAGGACTACTCGCTCGTCCGCAGTGCGGCGCTGGCCGAACGCGCCCGCCGCCTGGCCGGCACCCTGAGGAACGACCGGCCTGACGTCGAGTCCCTTTTCATCGTGGCGCACTTCATGGGGCTCCGCTACGCCGAGCTCGGCCCGGAGGGCCGTGGTGAGCGGGACATCGCGCTCGAGTTATTCGCCCGCTGCCTGATCCATGGCGAC
This genomic interval from Nonomuraea helvata contains the following:
- a CDS encoding chorismate mutase → MSSTLERHSVAVGDLLVGEGPAVVIGGRVNLRAHHGQVDAYEVLGERATLVEPYSAADLPAIASKADAVVVGSSWTRDIPLVRAAAGLGLPVVVERRASASMAEWLELADYCAQAGDGRVLLCEAGRLDLGLMRAARAASGRPVLADVSRDVELSAAAVAAGADGLVLDAPAAGSPAPKVAEEAVTVVGALVRPESPTTLPECRQAIDRVDAALATLLERRAALAGIVQRIKPVGGFEGRDLARERALVARMALRAPSLGEERLAPIMNAVIEAGLHLAEERSSQ
- a CDS encoding serine/threonine-protein kinase, translating into MSDRKQDGRRIAGRYQLQEPIGRGGMGIVWRAYDELLDRTVAVKEVRYAAALGEEVQLLNRRTMREARAAARFEHPNVIVVHDVIEEDDRPWIVMQLVQSRSLGAVIKQDGPLEPKRVAEIGLAVLDALHRAHEAGVMHRDVKPENVLLADDGRVVLTDFGIATLETETQLTVTGLAGTPAFIAPERLKGLPARRESDLWSLGATLYTAVEGRSPHERGMALATMHAVLTDEPDPMPHAGPLTDVISGLLRKEPVQRLTYEEAQRMLRQVIAQASPPPTMQFPAANQTVRVPTPFRTPAAPSAPATPPPSSSPPSPSPSQPSPSPSPSPSKESSPDRGRPYGKPRTYGRPRTYGKPRPVPVEDDTPTDPHAKPSPPLSPAVPETGARITAAPTEDPAPVAESTMNAAKPDGLRAGPVVTAGLAVLLVAGIGGYLGLRSAPEDRTAGKDKSQATLATATPSAATPSASQPSASQPPSPSATPTVSPTQSPTAEKKPEDALPKGWKMYTDDKLGFSVGLPKGWDVLTRGGKQVRFRGPGAASNAYLLIEDGGKSDKDPYKDWKKQEPSLKYNFGGYKKLGIHKVDYQKAAADWDFTWKTNTGLTRVRNRGFITDNGRAYAIYWHTLKSHWKKDYDFFEGFCATFKPAK
- a CDS encoding serine/threonine-protein kinase, translating into MERQVGNRYRLIEPLGEGGMGVVWRAYDELLDRTVAVKEVRYTGVGDAKRAELNQRTIREARAAGRLDHPSVIVIHDVVEEDGRPWIVMQLVRSRSLAEVLREQGPLTVGQAAVIGGRVLDALRAAHATGVLHRDVKPENVLLADDGRVVLTDFGIASLEAEAGLTATGGLVGTPAYMPPERLNGEPARPESDLWSLGATLYAAVEGEPPFKRDSWAATVAAVLRDEPRPPARAGALEPVIMGLLHRSPAGRMSADEAARLLYEAAAARPVPGGPQARSHAGGGGTPAWQTTADSAPHPTLSARARRGKALWIGVPAAVAAVAVLGTGGVLLSDHWRGGAPATTSPAPTAKPTERPTVTPPVKTADPTPTVGAVPAGWQAYTSAAGHFSIAMPEQWRATKHPTRDSISFKGPGTSGALIVEWTVPEFAWKDPARQWMALEKEIRARGEFAGYSRIGIVRTRYLGLQAADWEFTRVRDGVLIHVINRGFRTADGRPYALYWEAPASRWATDRRYFDTFAKTFRPE
- a CDS encoding AraC family transcriptional regulator produces the protein MKEQAHFWRHPAVPGTDLLKASYVTHRFTRHVHDGYAIGVIVRGVEEFDYRGTLLRAGAGEVVLVNPDSSHTGQAGTPDGWSYRMLYPSIDTLAGIAAELGAAYATPHFPEQVVRDDEVAALLARAHRAAERGDALATSTLSRTLFARLVTRHATPRPAAVLPAAGARAVREALDLLHESLVDPPTLDDLAGAVGARPFALLRAFKAVTGLPPHAYLTSLRVRQARRLLQSGVRPAQVAAEVGFTDQAHLNRHFKRIVGVPPAAYQRAAAGTYKTGDLSAS
- a CDS encoding AzlC family ABC transporter permease, with the protein product MEQTTHRSGAVRDGLGVGVAVGLSGVAFGAAAITAGLSVPQACVLSLLTFTGASQFALTGAVGAGGDLVAATLGALLLGGRNTLYGLRLADLLRVRGPRRLLAAHGVIDETTAVTLAQPTEEAARTGFTTTFASLYVTWNLTTLAGAYGASSLGDPGTLGLDVVGPAAFLAILWPRLASSAQLRWLAAAGAAIALCATPFLPPGLPVLLSALPVVAAVLVVMAR